One part of the Sardina pilchardus chromosome 5, fSarPil1.1, whole genome shotgun sequence genome encodes these proteins:
- the hpda gene encoding 4-hydroxyphenylpyruvate dioxygenase, giving the protein MTSYTDKGEKHAKGRFVRFHHVTFWVGNAKQAAAFYCDKMGFEPMAYKGLETGSREVVSHVIKQDKIVFVFESSLNPGNEEMGEHLMKHGDGVKDIAFQVEDCDFLVKTAQERGAVIVKAPWVEQDTQGKVKYAVIQTYGDTTHTLIEYMTPYKGLFLPGYKEPLFRDPLLPKLPPGGLSFIDHIVGNQPDDDMVPVSDWYQKCLMFHRFWSIDDKQIHTQYSSLRSIVVTNYEETIKMPINEPAPGKKKSQIQEYVDYNGGPGVQHIALNTPNIIQAIVNLRARGMEFLAAPDTYYDSLRQNLKTAKIKVKEDLNTLQELKILVDFDDKGYLLQIFTKPVQDRPTLFLEVIQRNNHFGFGAGNFKSLFEAIEKDQDARGNLTVLTPEGGSTKFH; this is encoded by the exons ATG ACTTCCTACACAGACAAGGGAGAAAAG CACGCCAAGGGCCGGTTTGTGAGGTTCCATCATGTAACCTTTTGGGTGGGCAATGCCAAACAG GCTGCTGCATTCTACTGTGATAAGATGGGCTTCGAGCCAATGGCTTACAAGGGACTGGAGACCGGCAGCAGAGAAGTGGTGTCTCATGTCATCAAGCAGGATAAG ATAGTATTTGTCTTCGAGTCCTCTCTAAATCCTGGGAAcgagg AAATGGGTGAGCACCTGATGAAGCATGGTGACGGGGTCAAAGACATCGCCTTTCAGGTGGAGGACTGTGACTTCTTAGTCAAG ACAGCTCAGGAGAGAGGTGCTGTCATTGTAAAGGCACCTTGGGTGGAGCAGGACACTCAAGGAAAAGTCAAATACGCTGTCATTCAAACG tatggggacacaacacacacactcatagaatACATGACACCCTACAAAGGTCTCTTCCTTCCGGGCTACAAAGAGCCCCTCTTCCGTGATCCTCTGCTCCCAAAATT GCCACCAGGCGGGCTAAGTTTCATTGATCACATTGTGGGGAACCAACCAGATGACGATATGGTACCAGTATCTGACTG GTATCAGAAGTGCTTAATGTTTCACCGGTTCTGGTCCATAGACGACAAGCAGATCCACACGCAGTACAGTTCCCTCAGATCCATCGTGGTCACCAACTATGAGGAGACCATCAAGATGCCCATCAACGAACCGGCCCCTGGGAAGAAGAAGTCACAAATTCAG GAGTATGTGGACTACAATGGTGGGCCTGGAGTGCAACACATTGCCCTGAACACACCCAACATCATACAAGCG ATCGTGAACCTGAGGGCTCGGGGAATGGAGTTCCTCGCCGCACCTGACACTTACTACGACAGCCTTCGGCAGAACCTCAAGACGGCCAAGATCAAAGTGAAGGAGGACCTCAACACGCTGCAG GAGCTGAAAATCTTAGTGGATTTTGATGACAAGGGCTACCTACTCCAGATCTTCACCAAGCCTGTGCAGGACAgacccactctcttcctggagGTCATCCAGAGGAATAACCACTTT GGCTTTGGGGCCGGAAATTTCAAATCCCTGTTTGAAGCCATTGAGAAAGACCAGGATGCCAGAGGCAATCTCACAGTGCTTACTCCAGAGGGAGGCTCCACGAAGTTCCACTGA